AAGCATTTGAAGGTTAAGATTTAAGGTAAAGAACTAAAGATTACTACAAAAATGAGTAGTTTTTAGTgtcattaaaaataatatcttagGTAGTTTTTCGGTGGTCATTAATTAATTGCTAGAAAAAGTGTCCAAAATGAAGTAATCTTTACCGTTACCAATTGtcaagtaaaaatattttttaatattgcTTTTAAGCCTTTTATAATTGATACATGGTATTATTGacagtaaaaaattaaataagtattaccaaaaaaatttatgttaacaaataaaaaatttattttaacaattatatattaatcaataaaatattcttaaacatttttacaattaattaccatttaaaatattagattaaaaatgttaaaaagtatattattttcttgtagtattaatatatgaaattaaaaacagtaaacaaaatattgtttttattattttcagttttttataaaatataaaaaataaaaatcactgaaaataaaaataaaaaatgaaagtaTAAACTAATTATATCCTTAGCTTTTCCTTTTGTATGGTTATAAAAATTTACTATATATATTGAGATTAAAATCATGTCATACATAACATTATAcattatatatatgtaataaataaataacaaaaaatatatgaaCTTTGATATATTCtatcaataattcaatataatatatatgtcTTAGCTTATAAGTCGAAAGAATAATAATGTGATGCTTTTATACCCTATGCActttatcatttaatttattgGATAACTCAACATATATTGGCTGCCTGTTCTTTTTGGGTAAATCTCGAATTCTCATCATTCCACTATCTATCCTTTAACTGGAAAGAGGGAGTGTGGTGGGTTGGTTTAGAAATCACAACAAATTTGGCCAACTATGTGGGCATCACTTAACTATCtcatcaatttttttccttCAATTCTGTCATGCACATGTTCTTTTTAATGTAATGTTGGCAAaacaaaaataatgtcatcTATATACTGAAAATTAATTTCTGTTtgagatataattattaatattatttttttattaatttaaatttttaaaattaatgattttataatatgatttataaattttgtgtctaaaaaatctaatacaaaaagaaaataaaacaaatgaaaaaaataaggcctatttaaaaaaaaaaactctcatatcaaataaattatcgtgtatttatgtattttaatatatatctttcaagaataactaatttaaaaacttattttAGGTATATATAATTGCAAAAActatgtgaatatatatatatatatatatatatatatatatatatatatatatatatatatataatttatctaTTTTGGGCTTCAACAAATTTTGAATAAGATATTTTAATCTTCAAGTAAAATTAAGTATTCAATTGGTCCTTAATAATTAAATCTGTTAGTTATTTAGGTCTTTTATTCTGTCAATTCTgacgaaaaataaaatagtctATGACAACTTTAACGAGGGATAAAATGGTTACCACGACATTCTCCCCTAATTTCCATCGTATTTTACATAACCCTAACATTCATACTCTCATTCTTCACTTTCACAGTCTTCTTTTCCATCTTCTCCTTCCTCCTCTTCAACTCCATAATCAAGGCATCAAGCCATGGTGTACTTGTCACACGTGTCATACCTATCTCAACATGTCATAAACTACACACTTTTTCAAATCTCTGTGATTGGTACACCAACCTCTTTCGCACTACACCCATCAGAAGTATCAACTTCCATGTCCTCGATAACAGCATCACCTCCAACCCTGACAACGTCTACCACATCCTTAAGAAAAAGTTCCACAACTATCTCAAGGACACGCCTTACTCCATTATCCGACAAGCAATATAGATTATTGGATATTAGGATATCATGAGAAAATTCTCCTTCAACATCATATcatatgcaaattctcatttCAAATGGATTATGAGTGCTTCATTCTTTTTCTCCTGGTCCTGGAGTCCAAACTGGCAGACAAATTCAACCTCGTATCCAGGCTATTAGTACAGTGAGTAATGTCGCCATTGCTGCTCATATGAAATTGAAGCGATTACTGAACATTGATTCGGAGAAGAAACTGAAGAAAACGATTGGAGTGGTGGACAATGTGGCTATGGAGATGATAGGGTATAGGAGGAGGGAGATGATGACGACGACGGCGACAGATTTTAACAAATCGGATTTGCTGTCTAGATTCATGTGATCCATCGAAGACGACAAATACTTGAGAGACATAGTCATTAGTTTTCCTGAGTATGAATTGGTTGATAAAAAGttgaagatttttttttcttatgaacATTAAAGTTGCAGAGTGTGTAGCTTGAAGTTGTAGTGTTAGATTATTAGGATTATGCGAGATACGATAGAAATAAGAAGAAAACGGTATCATTTCTAAATAGAAGAGTAGGGATTATTTTATTCCCCGTTAGAGTTGTTACGTACTATTTTATCCTTCGTTAGAGTTGATGGAGTAAAGGACTTAAGTAACTGATGACGGAGTTAATTATTAAGAACCAatcgaataattaattttaattgagAACTAAAGTGtctaattcaaaattttttagaagaaaaatgagtaaatactatatatatatatatataaggttGATATGTTCTTCTATAGTACAGTTTCACACGGGTTGTTTGTCACATGGAAACAAACAAAATTACATGATTCATATGAAATTACATATTAAGAAGAGTGTGATTAGTGTGACTGATTAGGATAAAATTATGCCAAGAAAAATCATGTGGCAAAGTTGGCTAAGATAGAATTATCCAAATAATTTTTGCATTATTTCTTTACCGAAATTCAACTTCGAACAACGTTAACGCATATTTGGTGACTATTCAAATTTAATGCATAATTATTTCTTATATTTGTACTGTTCCCATTCCTATATCATATTGttaatattcttaaaatttttaccTACTTGCACCAAAACATCAtcaatgcaaatatatacaggtacttttttttttaaaaaaaaattattatttcaaGATATTGCTTGAGTTGTGGAAGAAAGTTTGGGCGTGAATTAATATGGTCCAAAGCTAAGGATGACAATGGATAAATGTGAAGGCgggtattttttttcttgctcTCCATCCTCATTTAAAAAATTGTCTTCTATTCATGTCTTATACTTGTTATGGGTCCGCATTTAATTATCTCTGTAAAAAAGGAAGATATCTGCATGTATCTATATggatattataaaaaaataaaaaattaacaaaaaattaatataattcaATATATACAATTTAACATAATTCTACATATACAATTAAAATCCATgacatatttattataaaaaaacatctgttaaaaaatatcataaggAATTAAGGTTAATAAGTTATGTGTATATAAATAAGCTTAATTACTAAATTAGTCTTCATATTtggtgtataaatatatattattttatttatttttttatattttatataaaattaattttataattaaattttattgtgaacctaagatgattatatgacaattaatattaatatttttacaacaattaaaatcaaattgatGGGTAGTAGTTTTACACAGTACAGCTTTGTTTTTTCTTTGAAGAGTAAATTAAAGTTAATTCAAATTGTCATTTATTCGTCACTTTCGATCAGATCATGTTGCTGTCCCTGTCATTGAAGTGCCGTACCATGCATTATATATACATGCACCTAAATAGTTGATTTGATTTGAAGTTTGAACTTTATTAACTTGGTCAAATTCGGTGGAGTCTGAACCACACAGATCAACCAGGGTTAATGTATACAACCAAAAAAGGGTTAGGTTAGGTTAGTACAATCTGTTTTCATTTGGGAacattaaaaaaacaaaaggttAATGTACTCAACCAACAAAGGGTTGAATACAATAAAAAGATCATattgtttcatttttttttatggaTATATCATCTTATATAAGTATCAAGTAGCAAGCTAGGAATCTAATAGTATATTAGTAttcatatattttaatatttatcttaatttatatGATATGagattaattttgatatattaataatataaaatattttacaaaattatataataatgtttattttttaaataattatttacgtagttaatataaaaataattatttttttgatatgatatttattaggataaagtattaaattggtcATTTATGTTTGGACGTAATTCTGTTTTCgtccttaaggtttaaagtgtcatatttgaatccaaaaatatttcatttagcTTTAATGTAGTTCCACCGTAAaatcaaagttaaataattaatggaATGTCCTATATAACAGCAGTACAAAAACAAGATCGATAATCTGTAGAACAAGTACAAACTCTAGAAGCACAAAATTAACTGTGGATTTATTTATCATATTCtttagttttataaaaaatatgttatttaaattgtaagaagaatgataaataaatgtattgatgtaTACACGGTTGATTTTGTGCCTCTGGAGCTTGTACTTATTCTCCAAATTATTGACCTTGTTCTTGTACTGCTGTCATGTATTCTgctaattatttaactttgatcTCATCGTGGGACTAAGTTGAAactaaatgaaacttttttgaattcaaataagACACTTTAAATCTTAAAGACCAAAACAGGATTACGTCCAAACGTAGGAGACCAATTTAATATGTTACCCTATTTATTACGTAAGTAACCTGAGATAGGTGGATTGCGCTTGTAAGATTGGCTCAAACGCCAATGAGAGGTGGCCTCCGACTTGTACGCGTCCGAGAGCCACCGTCCGAGTTGGGTATGTGAAAGAATGAGGAAATgatacctgcaaagacacttagatgcctaagttagcaaggagTTTAGCaggtcagtgtatttataatggtgatcCAATAATCACCGTTGGGGTAGTTCCACTTCTAAAGATGGATAatcgtccctttatcttagggttgTTGAGATATGACTTCTAGAAATGGATTGAGAGATTTTGGGGACaattacttatttaaataagtgtTAGGGTGTGTTTGGCAAACCCGTTTGAGAGGATAAAAGTGCGTTGAAGTTCTTTGAACGCTGTATTTTAATGTTTGacaatctttttcttttaaacgCAGAAGTGATTTTGCAACTTAAAAGCACGTTTACTAAAAGCAAAAAATTGTTGCTTCTGCGTTCACTTCAACGTGAGTTcacattttattattattattattattggtgtTTTCCAAAAGCGTTTTCATATTTGTTTCATTattggtattttttaaaaaagttttcatATTTGTTTCAAGtcatttcaaatattttaaattttttttcaatttttagttttttttatattttagttgttttattaattttgttattttaattctattataatatgaattattgatcttattaaaaataataaagtaaataaaaaaattaatcatacaCAACAATGGAATCAtaagtaataattaataataaataaaagaatactaagattactaataaaattatagaatatttttttgtttgacattgtaaaatttattattataatttttgttcattgtttattattctaatatgttataatatgtattattgttcctattgaaaatgataaattaaataaaaaattaattataaataataataaaaacataattaataaaaaattagaatctaaaatagtaaacaaaataaaattattgagaGTACTCATAAAAAgtactaaaatatattattttatatcttatttttaatttaataaataaatattaatttttattaaaaaattataataaactaaaataaaattttataaaaaatattatataaaatatatactaaaaaaatataaaaaaggattaaatatattaaaaaataatattataatttaatattatatttttttaataattaactaattatctatctaaaagtgattttaactaatattatccaaacaatttcattttatcaaaatcaattttagaataaaattgcCAAACAAAAATCATGTTGGCACAAACTCACTTTtatccaaaatcaattttacaaaatcacttttattcaAACTTCAGTTTGGCCAACtctaatccaaacacacacttatttgtcagTTTATCTcttatccgacctcttttgGGGGCGTCTATGTCAAGTCCAACCTTTTAAGTAGAGGTCGATTAGATGGTGAAGGCCAACATTTAGATTCAACCTTTTTAGTTTATCTATGCCTGGACCATAGTATTAACTCAGGATatgaataatattatttaattaaatacataaataaaactattttataataacaatacatcaaaaataaatttttattataatacaatataaacttatttttcttgttaaaACTAAGTTCTATTTTATAAAAACATAAAGCGAAATtttcatattaattttttttctttttcattttcttacTTTCATATTAAGTGGCTAAAATTTAAAACAGTTGAAAAAGTTAATCAATTTCGTTAGATGAATAATGAAATGTGTAAACAACGTGGATGACGGATGgtgttttaaatttattaaccatcttattttacttttatcttaaatttactatttttatctaattttactTTGATCTAATTATACCCTTTTCCAATCCAAATTCCATTTTCACCACAACCAACCGTCCATCATCTATCCCAGTATGCCCTCCTTGCCAacgaaaaataatattttatttatacgAAGAATAAATATGTCATTTGTATAAAGATATTAGTATATTATTTGCTAGTATGTTATTTTATACTagcaatatataaaaattaaattctaataaatatcaattatttttgttaggaaataaaaaaaatcaccaTCTTCCAACTTCCATGCATTAATAACATAAGTAATAATCCACATACAATGtaaacttgaaaaagaaaatgcaataTTAGATAAGGTACACATCGGATCCATAAATAAATGAATCACATGCCTGTTGGACTTAATATATACAAGTATACATACATCATCAATGTACTGAGTCTTGATACAGCAAATACATATCAATGTATCATGGTCAGTACAGACCAGAAGTTCATAAAGACCAGATTACGTACATtcataatatacatatatacatacatatattcCGAACCCATACCGctctaataattaaataaaaaataaaaaatatatttttttaacgtttgatattttttatttttaatatttaattttgtttttaacatttttttatttttttttaatttatctttaaaaatttttaattttatcattaatattttatataaaattaacgtctaaaaataaataaaatttaaaatttaattttaatatattattaatataaaataattttatacgtaCAATTAATTACGTAATattatattagtaaaaataattaatttatatattaaatgcgtaaatactaaataattatcaaaaaataaatatatttataaaatattttatatattattaatatattaaaattaaattctaaaattaaatacagttaaatattaaaaataaaaaaaatcaaattaaaaataaaaatatattttattcttataaaaAAGCGGAGTCATTAATGCAATGTAGTACAAACATAGCACAAACAAAATATCTACTTGCATGGATATCCgagtttcaattttttaaaatttgttgacCAAAATACGTTCattaatattcttttaaaatagCTGGCATTCCTAGTAGTATCTTCAAAGAAAACGGTTGCAACTAATAATacattaagaaaataaaaaaaaaatttaattactctacagattttataattttattaatttttaattaaatttttatatttttaattaattttttataacacatcattttttttaatttaatatctgTTAACATTAAacatatcaaatattttttgtgactgaaataaattaaataaagaaaaacaaaataaataaaataaagaactgCTTAAATAGAGGAACAGTCTCGtttaagactactcttaaactcCTTCTAAGGTGAAAGAAGCTCCATCTTTGCCATAGTATCTGCTACCGTGTTTGCATCTCTCATAATCAAACGAAAGTCAACACGCTAGATATATCTTATTTTGAGTATCAATGGATCAATAAGTCCAAAACCATGTTGAGTAACAAGATTAAATGCTTCCACACAATCCGTCTCACAAATAACATCTCGTTGACCCAAACACCCTCTTTGTCAACTCTCATTACAATTTTTAAtaacacaagcaaaaccaaTACTATCACTCGAACCAAAataactagcatcacaattaatcttaaaaatactaataaatgGGAATTCTAAAAACCATTTAATCTTACaacttatttatatatttttatcttccacttataataaatacatatgaattgagatttttttttctttattttttttattttctctgagatacacataaaaattatattctaagataaaattttcatattttttatttggagGCCGTTATCAAACACAAACCAATAGATATATTCAACAATTCACTCCATTAGTTATTGTAATTTCcaaacaaaaaataactaaattcaTCACAATCCCCTCGACGTCACTAGCATAAAACTTTAGAAAAAAATTCATCACAACTTAAATATTACCTacataaaaatatgatatatgCTTAATCACATATATATAGTCACATAAGTAACTTTTGAAGAAAAATCTATCACAATCTCAATAACACAAAATTAGAATATTGACTGAAAAATCAACAGGACATAACATGAAATAATCCTATGTAAATTTCAACAGAAAATTCATCACACAACAATGAAACTTAATAGCtgtttgtgaaaaaaaataaaaatatgcacaaaattcaTTACACACTCAAACCAATAgtcactttttcttctttctttctttctttcttctttaccgATTTCATCTTTGATTTTGACTTATCTAATGTAGGATCATAACCTGAAGGTCCATTGTGTGGTACCatctctttcttcaattccaTCATCAACATTATCCAAAAACTAGAAATTTAAGACTAGAATTGTGTGAATGTGGAAcaaaataacaattttttttagaatttttaaaagaaaaaatctaGAAAGccagtttttgtattttttcgctaacacttaaccataaaaaaaagagtaattttttatcattagaTATAATCTCATATCATTAAAAACACAATTAATGattataaaatatcaaaattactagtccctaatttttaaaatatagaaGTGTCCTTAACTAGCTTTTTTATCCTAATTGTGaaaatattcattttttttatagaatattCTATCATTTCAAACGTTTTTAtcacaagaaaaattaaattaaaaaaattatacgatataaaaatttaattaaaaaaatataaaaatctagttaaaaatttgataaaattgtAAAAACTCCGCAATAATTAAACAAGAGTGATCCTTTTAAatatgaataaatttttttgaaagaacTTTAATTTTACACTCAGCACCTTAAATTAACTcggaaagaaataaataatcacACAAAAAGTATCTACCAAGTCCATATACTTCATTAGAGAGAACAAGAACAGAAAATGAAGCACTGCACtataagagagagaaaaagaaaaagaaataaattaattaattaagaaatatACATATGAAGAAGTATCTAACTATTAATATCATACAACTAATACATAAATGGCATATATAATCCCTGGTAAGTATCCAAGTAACGTAAGCACCAGATCTATCCAGAATTCAACCTACAATAATATTTCCAAGAAAACAAATAAGATTAggaaaaaaaaacttataatTGAATTGTAACAACCGAAATTAATAGTCATAAGAACAATTAAACATTATAATTCATCACCCTGCCAAAACAAGtacagaaaaaaattatattgaaacaaaaaaatgaaggaacaagaagaaaattagatAATTAAGCCACTAATTAAGATTAATCTGTTGATGAATTTTGGATCATATATGAGAGAGGAGGGAAAAAGAGAAGTAATTACTCCGCAGCCATAACGAAGAAAAACACCAACAGGAGGTATAAAAATGGCCAATACGATTTCAAGAAAAGTTTCTGCACCCATGATATTATTGTTATGGAAATTTGAGGTTGAATAAATGATGAGTAGTGTGGCACAAGAAAGAGCAATGAAAGCGTTATCATTGATGGATGTGTTTGGTTTTTGATTGAGAATCATAAAGCGGTTACGGTGGCTCTGGCCATTATACGTGGTGGAAGATGCAAGCGCTTTCTACGCCACCACTGCTATACGTATGACACGTGTCTTTTTTACTATCGGGTGGCATTTTCCTTTCGTTTTTTCGAGTTTCAATAATCTTATGTACTGTAATAATATATGTGTCaacatacttttttttttttttactgatgattaatttattacagatcaaaatttcatttaaaattggCTAAACAAGATGAGATTCAAttctttaatatttatttagaCAGATGAATATATTCGACCAATACAAATTGATTACATTTTCATGTGATTTTTTTGGTGAATTTTCATGTGATTTTAAATatccttaaaatttgattaGAGTTAATAGCTATAAGTTATTTTAGAGAAATATGATGTGACTGAGTGTATGTTATACAATGAAGACTCACATGCTATATTATCTTTATGTGAAGTTTGATAGTTAAGAATTATTAGATagtaatttagttaaatttattaaattatttaatattttttaaatatcaattttatataaagacAATTGTATATAAATCTTTACCATGTTATATGCATCATATGTCCCAGAGATTTTGTAATCTCTATATACCTAAGTGGTTAAAATCTCAAAAACTTAAAACCCCCGCTAAGAGTGAGTCAAAGCAATTGATTAATacttaatagtaaaaaataaaaaaaagtaaaaaaacaaTGCATGGTTTTGAAAACTAGGCAAATGAGCCACAGGCCAACTAAAATTTATTGTTGCTCTGAGCATATGAATGTACTATAAGACCAGCAAAGCCGAGATACAGAAATTCAGGAATCAAAATCTGTTCATTACCTCAAGGAATTAACTGCCCTTTTTATTCTATCTCTCTCTCTGAAAAGAAggcaatttaattattaatgtaCCTATGAAATAGTTTTGAACTATTCTGCTACAAATGAATGAGAACAAGATACAAGAAAACAATGAATCAAAATGTGCATCTTGGACAGTCACAGAGATGCTGGCAAATTGAGAGCCAAAATATGAGCAGCAATGAACACCAAATATGAGAGCTTGAATAACACATTACTCCGATCCGGTCGCCTTCTTCTGCGACATCTGTTTGCCGGATAGACTGTCTAGGGCCTTCCTTGCAAGCTCATAACCTGCTAAGTTTATGGCACCCAAAGGAGCAATCCAAAAGAACCTGGGAACTGCACCTTTATATAAGGCAAGAGGTCCCTCCTGCCGTAATATAGATAAGGCAACTACGGCAGTTGAGACAGACTGACCCTGTGTAGTCATCATTCTAGTTTTGATGACGTCAAAGGGCGTTGTGGTGACACCAGCCAATCCACCAGCTATAGCTCCAACAACAACTGCCTCCCATGGCTCCAGTTCCCGCTGTATTAGTCGTTGAACGGCCTTAAGAAATGCCACAACAAACATGACTTATATAGGAAAATGTTATGAAGTGTAAGGATTAAATACTATGGAGTATGGAAGTTAAGAAGATTCACTCAAATTATCATAAAATGCAGAGTCTATATGCATAGAATTTAGAGTCTTTTTTCTTTCACCAGGGCTAGGGACTGGGCTACCTGAGCAATCTATCTTAGCAGAGCATCTTTTCCATCATTTCTTCTGTTTTTCCATGGTTGATGCAGTCATTGACATCAATCCAAGTGGATAAACCAAGCTTTCATTCAACTCTCTCTGCGCTTATTTAGTGTTCTATATCTGTTACCTATACAAGCCAGGCTCTTAGTTATAGGGCGTAATAAACCGGTTAGCCTGACCtaataaaagtggaaaaaaaGGGGAAACTATCCAGCTTCTATATAGGCTTTATGTTTACACAAAATTATTCATCTTATTGTGGCTGAATAGAATCTGGAATTAATAGAAAGAAATATCTGCCTCAATAATTATGCTAATTTTCAAACAATTTTATTGTGCAAGAACCTTCGTAATTTCCAAGAATAAATTCAAGTCTCAAGTCCTTTAAGAGACACCAAGAAACATGAATCAATTGAGTCCTGTAAGATACAAATGTGAGTTAAGTTGGAACTTCCTTTACTTCTGTTGAGTAACGTGTCAGGTAAAGCATGCCACATGTTATGTTTTTAACGTGTCACGTGACATACTAACGTCTAACAGAAGGACTAGTTTGACTTGTGTTCTATTTTTTAGGGAACAAATTGAAACATTGGATCTTTTAGAGACCAAATTGAACTTATACGTAATCATTCAAAGACCATTTTGAGCATTAAGCTTGGAAACAACATACCTTTTTAGATTCATCATATAGACCCATGCCAGCAACATAAAATGG
This sequence is a window from Arachis stenosperma cultivar V10309 chromosome 10, arast.V10309.gnm1.PFL2, whole genome shotgun sequence. Protein-coding genes within it:
- the LOC130957775 gene encoding salt stress-induced hydrophobic peptide ESI3-like; translated protein: MILNQKPNTSINDNAFIALSCATLLIIYSTSNFHNNNIMGAETFLEIVLAIFIPPVGVFLRYGCGVEFWIDLVLTLLGYLPGIIYAIYVLVV